A window of the Henckelia pumila isolate YLH828 chromosome 3, ASM3356847v2, whole genome shotgun sequence genome harbors these coding sequences:
- the LOC140893383 gene encoding beta-amyrin 16-alpha-hydroxylase CYP87D16-like, translated as METFISSYIREVPFDLSYVACFVGTLVAIYITHWIYRWRNPKCNGVLPPGSMGLPLIGETIQLVIPSASLDLPPFIKNRMKRYGPIFRTNVAGRPVIITADPEFNHFLLKQDGKLVDTWSMDTFAEVFDQASQSSRKYTRNLTLNHFGIEALRGKLLPQIHAMVQKTLSVWSSRGSVEVKSESVTMAIDFAAKQIFSGDAPDKISDMFRDLVEGLMSFPINIPGTAHHKCLQIHKKVREMMRDVVTKRLAESERSHGDLLDHIIKDKNTESFLNEDFIVQLMFGLLFVTSDSISTTLALAFKLLEENPLVLEELIAEHENIIKKREDPESSLTWNEYKSMSFTLHVINEVLRLGNIAPGFFRRALKDIPVNGYTIPEGWVIMIATVGLHLNADQFEDPLKFNPWRWKEIQPSVVSKCFTPFGSGLKQCAGAEYSRVLIATFLHVLVTKYRWAMVKGGKIVRSPIIRFPDGFHYKILEGKN; from the exons ATGGAAACATTTATTTCCTCGTACATAAGAGAAGTACCATTTGATTTGTCATATGTTGCTTGCTTTGTTGGAACATTGGTTGCCATTTATATTACTCACTGGATTTACAGATGGAGGAATCCTAAATGCAATGGAGTTCTCCCTCCCGGCTCTATGGGCCTCCCTCTCATTGGAGAAACCATCCAATTGGTCATCCCAAGTGCCTCTTTGGATCTCCCCCCATTCATCAAAAATAGAATGAAAAG ATATGGCCCTATCTTTCGAACCAACGTAGCAGGACGGCCTGTGATCATAACCGCAGACCCCGAATTCAACCATTTCCTACTGAAACAAGATGGGAAACTAGTTGACACATGGTCCATGGACACTTTCGCCGAAGTTTTCGATCAGGCGAGTCAATCTTCGAGGAAATACACCAGAAACTTGACTCTGAACCACTTCGGAATCGAGGCCTTGAGAGGGAAACTACTCCCACAGATCCATGCTATGGTCCAGAAAACCCTCTCTGTCTGGTCAAGTCGGGGATCCGTAGAAGTCAAAAGCGAATCCGTCACG ATGGCTATTGATTTTGCTGCAAAACAAATATTCAGCGGCGATGCGCCAGACAAGATAAGTGACATGTTCAGAGACTTGGTTGAGGGCCTAATGTCTTTCCCCATCAATATCCCCGGCACCGCACATCATAAATGTTTGCAG ATACACAAGAAAGTTCGTGAAATGATGAGGGATGTAGTGACCAAGAGGCTCGCGGAATCCGAAAGGAGCCACGGCGATCTTCTCGACCATATCATCAAGGACAAGAACACGGAATCGTTCTTGAACGAAGACTTCATCGTTCAACTCATGTTCGGACTATTGTTCGTCACCTCGGATTCGATCTCCACCACACTTGCATTGGCTTTCAAGTTGCTGGAGGAAAACCCATTGGTGCTGGAGGAACTAATC GCGGAGCATGAGAATATAATCAAGAAAAGAGAGGATCCAGAGTCGAGTCTGACATGGAATGAATACAAATCCATGAGCTTCACACTTCATGTCATCAATGAAGTACTCAGGCTGGGGAACATTGCCCCTGGATTTTTTCGTCGAGCCCTGAAAGATATCCCAGTTAATG GATACACAATCCCGGAAGGATGGGTGATTATGATAGCCACGGTTGGTCTTCACCTCAATGCTGACCAATTCGAGGATCCGCTTAAATTCAACCCTTGGAGATGGAAG GAAATTCAACCGAGTGTCGTATCGAAATGTTTCACGCCATTTGGGTCGGGCCTGAAACAATGTGCTGGCGCCGAATACAGCAGAGTCTTGATAGCAACATTTTTACATGTCTTGGTCACAAAATATAG ATGGGCTATGGTGAAAGGAGGTAAAATCGTGAGGTCTCCTATCATCCGATTCCCAGATGGATTTCACTACAAAATCTTGGAGGGCAAGAACTGA